From the Mangifera indica cultivar Alphonso chromosome 10, CATAS_Mindica_2.1, whole genome shotgun sequence genome, one window contains:
- the LOC123226849 gene encoding cysteine-rich and transmembrane domain-containing protein WIH2-like gives MSYYNQQQPPVGVPPPQGYPSEGYAKDAYPPPGYPPPGYPQQGYPPPQGYPPQGYPQYAPQYAQPPPQQQQQSQTTGILEGCLAALCCCCLLDACF, from the exons ATGAGTTACTACAATCAACAACAGCCCCCCGTCGGCGTCCCTCCTCCTCAAG GTTATCCATCGGAAGGATATGCTAAGGACGCCTATCCGCCTCCGGGATATCCTCCACCGGGATACCCTCAACAGGGATATCCTCCGCCTCAGGGATATCCTCCTCAGGGATATCCTCAGTACGCTCCTCAATACGCACAGCCTCCGcctcaacaacaacaacagagTCAGACCACCGGTATCTTGGAAGGATg CTTGGCTGCTTTGTGCTGTTGCTGCCTGTTGGATGCTTGCTTCTGA